The following is a genomic window from Bacteroidia bacterium.
TTCGAACTTCTCGACCGGCCCGGCGTGCCCGAACTCGACGCCATTCTCGGCCAACCCTTCAAAGTACTCGACGACGGCTTTGTGCGGGTCGTGGACTATATGGGCACGGATTCCTCCATCGTGCAGGCGGCGCGGGTGTCCTATGGCAAGGGCACGCGGCAGGTGCGGCAGGATCGCGGGCTTATCCGCTATCTTCTGCGGCATCACCACACCACGCCCTTCGAGATGTGCGAAATCAAACTGCATGTGCGCGTGCCGATGGACACCTGGCGGCAGTGGATCCGTCACCGCACGGCCAATGTGAACGAGTACTCCACGCGCTACTCCATCGCCATCGACGCGGCGCAGCGCACGCGTGCTGACGAGTGGCGCTTGCAGGCGGTAAGTAACCGGCAGGGGAGCGAGGGCTTTGCCGACGAAGCGCTTGGCGGTGAATTCACCCGGCAGGAAAGCGAACTGCACGACCTTGCGCGGAACATCTACAATCAGCGCATCGAGGCCGGCATCGCCCGCGAACAGGCGCGCAAGGATCTTCCGCTCGCCACCTACACTGAAGCGTACTGGAAAGTGGATTTGCACAACCTGCTGCATTTCCTGCATCTCCGTATGGATGCGCATGCGCAATTCGAGATCCGCGAATACTCGCGCATCATCGGGCATGAAATTGTGAGTAAATGGTGTCCGCTGGCTTGGGAGGCCTTTCTCGACTATCGCGTCAACGCGCTGGAACTCACACGCATCGACAACGACATCATCGCGGCCATCTCAGCAGGGGACAGCGAACGCGCCATCGATCTCGCCATAGCCGAGGAACTCCTCCCCCCGCGCGGCGAGGAAATCAAGCGCAACATGGAACGGGAGGAACTGGAGGAAAAACTGCGTCGTCTGGGGCTGTCGGTGCCGTGGGAGGTTGGAGTCTAGGATCGTGAAAAGGTGAAAAATTGAAGGATGGTAAAAAAGTGAAAAGGAAAAAAGGTAAAAAGGTGGGGGAGGCGAAAAGGTGAAAAAGGAAAAAAGGGGAATATCATCCCGATACGATTTATTTTTCTCCCGATACAAGATATGGTAAAGTCGTACAGTCTCTTACCTTTTCACCTTTTTCCCTTTTCACCTTTTCACCATCACACTATCCTATCACCGTTTCACCCTTCGCACATCACTTCTCATTCCATCTCGACTCGCCTTCCCCTCCCATCCAGCAGCAGTAACTGCGACTGTCCGGCGGCGATTTCCACGTCGATGGCGGAGCCGCCGCGGAAGCGCAGTTCGAATTCCTTCATGTCGGAGCCCTCGTTGATCACGCCCAGGAGTGTGGCGTTGGCGTATTCGGATACGGTGACCAGGACGTCCGGCGTATCGGGATCGAGCTGCACCGGAGGGCGAAGACGGGCGAGACGCAGCGCTTCACGGTAGAGCGCTGTCACGGCCACGGGAGTGTCGCCGATCTCCACCGGGAGGGGACACCACAAGAGCTCACCCTTCCCCAGTTTGCTTCGATGCAGCACAGCGTACCGTTCGCCTTCGACTTCCGCGGTAAGGATGCGCTGAATTTTTTCTCCGCGGAAAGCGACGGGGACAGGATCTCCGTCAATTTCCAGAATTTCACTCTGATGCACCGGGCGCTGCCTCGCCGAGAGCTTCCACTGCGCACTGCGTAGCTGCTCGCGCTGATGCTCGTCGCGGTCTATCACGCCGGTGACCAGCAGGGTGGCGCCCGCGCGAACCGCCGTCAGCACCTTCTGCCAGGCGACTTCGTTGAGCTTCCCGGCGGAAGGAAGCACGAGCAGCTCCGCCCCGGCCAGAGCGGTTTCATTCAAAGTGTACTCGCTTACCGCCCGCAGCGGCATGCGGCATCCGTACGCCATGGCGCGGACGCACGCGCGTGTGGCTTCCACGGCGAAAGACCGCGCCGAGAACTGCTGCGAATGAGGGAGGATGAGCACAACGTCTTCCTCCTTTCGCCTTGTGAACAGGGATTGGTGTCGCTTCACAAAATGACCGATTTCGCGAAGCTCGAAATACTCCGGCTTCGCGCTCCCGTCGCTGCGCAGCGCGCCGATAGCCGCCTCGTTATCTGAGGCCATCCAGGGATTGCTGTGCCAGAGCCATTGCACATAGCCCACGCTGCCCGCCGTGAGCGCGATCACGAGCTTGCGCCTCAGCAGCGCCGCGGCGTCGGTTTCGCTGCGCCACGCGGAGCCGTCTTCCTGCTCGTACATCATCACGCCGGTTTCCTGCACGAGGTGGGGCTTGCCCGGCGCTCGTGTCACGACGGAATCCCAGAGCAGATCGTCATTGAACCACCACGAGTGGACGCTGCTGAGGTCCACCTCGCCGACGTGAAACTGCGGATTGGGCCGGTCCATCGTTCCACCCTCGTCCTGACCGACCGTCACGAGTTGTGCGGCGCCTCCCGCTTCGCGAATAGCGTCGCGCATACGCCGCACCCAGCCGTTGAACGCGTCCTGCGCGAAAAGCCGATAATCGAGCACCTTCAATTGTCCGCGTTCGTGGAACAGATGCGCGTCGTCGAAAGCGCTGAGCGGAGGCAGGGCACCGTATTCGGACGTGTCGCTGCGCCAGAGATCGCCGAGCTTGCGCTGATACTCCGCACCGCTGCCGTCGCCGTAGCGTGCATGCAGCCATTCCTGCCACGCCTGTTTCTCGAAGTCGTCGTAATTCGGTCTGCATTTCCATAGCTGCGCGGGGGAGCAGAACGACGGCTCGTTGATCAAATCCCAAATCACGCCGGGCATCGAATTGCAACGCCCGACGAAGGCGGCAATGAAAGCCCGCTGCGCGTCCACCGCGCGCGGATCGAGATAGGGATTCAGTCCGCCCCATGCCTCGGGGAGGAAAGCAAAAAAGGTAAAGATCACCGGAATATCATGTCGCGCGGCGGTGAGCAGAAAGGCCTCCGCCGCGCGAAGTACGGACTCGTCCACCATGCCCGGCTGCAGCATCATGCGCTTCCAGCCGGTCCAAATGCCGGTGCGGATGATGTTGACGCCCGCATCTTTCATCGCGCGCAGGTCCTCGTCCCATTGCAGGGGATTCGGTTCGAGCAGGAAGCTTCGCTGTACGTCGCCCGCCATGTACGAGGTGCCTGCCGCAGTAAAGGGTTTGCCGTCCAGCGTCAACTCGTTGCCATTTGCAGCGATGCGCTTCCCGACGACGAAATCCTTCGGATCGGCAACGACGACGCCCGTGTGAGCGCTCGTGGTGGCGAGCGCTCCGCCGGCGCAGGGAAACGACCAGGTCGCGCGCATCTCGAACAAGCCCTGTTTTGCGCCGGCATGCCGGAACACAACGCGCTGCTGCGCATCGGGCAGAGCGGGCGACACGCGGAGATCCACGTCCACCCGTTCAAGAGGGGTGCCGTCTTGCAGCAGTTCCACCGTGCACGGAGCGCTGCCCGCACGGAGGGGACGGCGGAGACGCAGCAGCGCTTCGATGCGCTCTCCCGTATCGATGCGCGCGTGAACAGGGTGTACCGAAAGACGCGCGGCGCCGCAGGCGGCGACGGACACGAGCTCGCGTACGGC
Proteins encoded in this region:
- the thyX gene encoding FAD-dependent thymidylate synthase; amino-acid sequence: MTEQFELLDRPGVPELDAILGQPFKVLDDGFVRVVDYMGTDSSIVQAARVSYGKGTRQVRQDRGLIRYLLRHHHTTPFEMCEIKLHVRVPMDTWRQWIRHRTANVNEYSTRYSIAIDAAQRTRADEWRLQAVSNRQGSEGFADEALGGEFTRQESELHDLARNIYNQRIEAGIAREQARKDLPLATYTEAYWKVDLHNLLHFLHLRMDAHAQFEIREYSRIIGHEIVSKWCPLAWEAFLDYRVNALELTRIDNDIIAAISAGDSERAIDLAIAEELLPPRGEEIKRNMEREELEEKLRRLGLSVPWEVGV
- a CDS encoding cellulase family glycosylhydrolase, with amino-acid sequence MSPSVSRRDFLKSGATAAALLATGPTSLQSWSRPDEPRRIRVALFLDTTFPSIDVEAPDGEALRSALSPFDLRVITSVDPSALPDPGDIDVLVTPYGSAFPEEAAELLLGYLYQGGCWVNLGGTPLAVPVRWDGKKWQPAQRRTVWHRRLGITQSMEVPANTVDRLQGNPAFDGMDAVAGAMRPALSRSFSLRLTATKHFSNEDGSDGTRDAEVHPLVTGFDGNMIPVSAPVVLIDRLHGAMAGSRQIFFTGNTALPGEAVRELVSVAACGAARLSVHPVHARIDTGERIEALLRLRRPLRAGSAPCTVELLQDGTPLERVDVDLRVSPALPDAQQRVVFRHAGAKQGLFEMRATWSFPCAGGALATTSAHTGVVVADPKDFVVGKRIAANGNELTLDGKPFTAAGTSYMAGDVQRSFLLEPNPLQWDEDLRAMKDAGVNIIRTGIWTGWKRMMLQPGMVDESVLRAAEAFLLTAARHDIPVIFTFFAFLPEAWGGLNPYLDPRAVDAQRAFIAAFVGRCNSMPGVIWDLINEPSFCSPAQLWKCRPNYDDFEKQAWQEWLHARYGDGSGAEYQRKLGDLWRSDTSEYGALPPLSAFDDAHLFHERGQLKVLDYRLFAQDAFNGWVRRMRDAIREAGGAAQLVTVGQDEGGTMDRPNPQFHVGEVDLSSVHSWWFNDDLLWDSVVTRAPGKPHLVQETGVMMYEQEDGSAWRSETDAAALLRRKLVIALTAGSVGYVQWLWHSNPWMASDNEAAIGALRSDGSAKPEYFELREIGHFVKRHQSLFTRRKEEDVVLILPHSQQFSARSFAVEATRACVRAMAYGCRMPLRAVSEYTLNETALAGAELLVLPSAGKLNEVAWQKVLTAVRAGATLLVTGVIDRDEHQREQLRSAQWKLSARQRPVHQSEILEIDGDPVPVAFRGEKIQRILTAEVEGERYAVLHRSKLGKGELLWCPLPVEIGDTPVAVTALYREALRLARLRPPVQLDPDTPDVLVTVSEYANATLLGVINEGSDMKEFELRFRGGSAIDVEIAAGQSQLLLLDGRGRRVEME